The sequence TATGAACGAAGAAAAAATTCAATCAGACGAAAATGTTGCCGAAAAAGAGAAGCTGAAGACTGAAGAGCCCTCTCTCTATCGGGTCATCCTTCTTAATGATGACTATACAACCATGGAATTTGTGATTCATGTGCTGGAGACAGTGTTCCACAAGCCGCTTCCCGAGGCTACCCGGATAATGCTGAATGTACATAAAAATGGGGTTGGTCTGTGCGGTGTTTACACGCATGAGATTGCCGAAACAAAGGTAGCTGAAGTGCATGCAATGGCGGCCGAAAATCAATTCCCGCTGAAATGCACGATGGAGAAAGAATGATCAATAAAGAGTTGAGCCTGATGCTGGATGCGACTTTCCAGGATGCAAAGAACCGGCGCCATGAATACCTTACTACTGAACATATCCTGTTCGCGCTCGTACATGACGAGCTCGGCATAGACATCATAACGGGCTGTGGTGGCGATGTCGTCAGGATAAAGGAAGCCATCGAGGCATTTTTCGCCAGGAACATACCCACGCTGCCGCCGGGGAAGAGCTCGGAACCTGTGCCTGCCCTCGGCTTCCATAGGGTTATCCAGCGGGCCATAACCCATATCCAGTCGGCGGAAAAGGCGGAGGTCGAAGCAGGCGATCTGTTGGCAGCGCTTTACGGTGAACCCGATTCCTTTGCCGTGCATTTTCTTGAACAGGAAGGCATCTCACGTCTTGATGTGCTGAATTATATATCCCACGGCAGCGCGGGCTTAAGCAGGTTTCAACAGCACGAATCGCCGTCTGAAGAACCGACTCGCGAATCAGCCCCCGGCCAAACGGAGCCGAAGCGGCCCGTGTCGCAAGATCCCTTGAAACTCTATACCATTAACCTGAATGAAAAGGCTGCCGCAGGAGAGATAGATCCGCTGGTAGGCCGTGAAGACGAGCTTAAGCGTACCATACAGGTGCTCTGCAGGCGCCGGAAAAACAATATCGTGTTCGTCGGTGAACCGGGTGTCGGCAAGACCGCGCTTGTTGAAGGTCTTGCGCTGAATATTCACCGGGGTTCCGTCCCTGATCCGCTCAAGGATACGACCATTTACTCGCTCGACATGGGAGCGTTGCTTGCAGGCACAAAATACCGGGGCGATTTCGAGGCACGCTTGAAGGCCACTATAAAGGATCTTGTAAAGATTACCGGCGGCATACTCTTCATTGATGAGATTCATACTATTGTCGGAGCGGGAGCAACAAGCGGCGGTTCGATGGATGCATCGAACATATTGAAGCCGGTACTGAATTCCGGCAGACTGCGCTGCATCGGCGCCAGTACGTATGAGGAATTTAAAAACCATTTCGAGAAAGATCGCGCCCTTTCAAGGCGGTTCCAGAAGATAGAAATTTACGAGCCCACCATAGAGGAAACGGTTGATATATTGAAAGGTCTGCGTTCCTATTATGAGGAGTTCCATGGTGTCCGTTATACAGACTCTGCAATCAAGACTGCCGCCGAACTTTCCGCAAAATATATAAACGAAAAATTTATGCCGGACAAGGCCATTGACGTGATAGACGAGGCAGGTGCCACGCGAAAGCTGCGAGGCTGCGGCAAAGGAAAACTTGTGGTCGGTGTAAAAGAAATCGAGGGCATTGTCGCCCATATCGCCAGGATACCCTCCCTGAACATATCCGCGTCCGATACAGAGAAATTGAAGGATCTGGAAGCGGAACTGAAAGCTGCGGTCTTTGGACAGGACAGCGCCATCCATTCGCTGGTCTCTGCCATCAAGAGATCGCGCGCCGGGCTTGGCATTCCCGAGAGGCCGATTGGCGCCTTCCTCTTCGCGGGGCCGACGGGTGTCGGCAAGACGGAAGTCTCAAAGCAAATGGCAAACGTGCTCGGTGTAAAATTCATCCGCTTTGATATGAGCGAATATATGGAAAAGCATACTGTATCGAGGCTAATAGGAGCGCCCCCGGGCTATGTCGGTTTTGACCAGGGCGGCATGCTGACCGATGAGATAAGGAAACATCCATACTCCGTGCTGCTGCTCGATGAGATCGAAAAAGCGCACCCCGACATCTTCAGCATATTGCTGCAAGTGATGGATTACGCTACACTGACGGACAATAATGGGAAGAAGGCCGACTTCCGCAATGTCATCCTCATAATGACGTCCAATGCGGGCGCAAAAGAGATGGATATGGGCGCCATAGGATTCGGCGACAGAAAAGCCGATGCCAGATCAAAAGGCGGCGAGGCGATAAAAAAACTCTTTAACCCTGAATTTAGAAACCGGCTGGACGCGATCATTACCTTCAACTCGCTCACTCCTGCAGTTATGAAAAAGGTAGTCGATAAATTTATCAGTGACCTGGGCAGGCAGCTCGGGGGGAAAAAGGTGAAGATAGAAGTTACCGATGCCGCCAGGAACTGGCTTACCGAAAATGGGTACGACGATAAATTCGGCGCAAGGCCTCTGTCGAGGCTTATTCAGACGGAGATCAAAGATGCCCTCTCCGAGGAACTGCTTTTCGGTAAATTGAAAAAGGGCGGCAGTGTAACGGTTGACCATAAAGAAGGACGCCTCGAAT is a genomic window of Oscillospiraceae bacterium containing:
- the clpA gene encoding ATP-dependent Clp protease ATP-binding subunit ClpA, with amino-acid sequence MINKELSLMLDATFQDAKNRRHEYLTTEHILFALVHDELGIDIITGCGGDVVRIKEAIEAFFARNIPTLPPGKSSEPVPALGFHRVIQRAITHIQSAEKAEVEAGDLLAALYGEPDSFAVHFLEQEGISRLDVLNYISHGSAGLSRFQQHESPSEEPTRESAPGQTEPKRPVSQDPLKLYTINLNEKAAAGEIDPLVGREDELKRTIQVLCRRRKNNIVFVGEPGVGKTALVEGLALNIHRGSVPDPLKDTTIYSLDMGALLAGTKYRGDFEARLKATIKDLVKITGGILFIDEIHTIVGAGATSGGSMDASNILKPVLNSGRLRCIGASTYEEFKNHFEKDRALSRRFQKIEIYEPTIEETVDILKGLRSYYEEFHGVRYTDSAIKTAAELSAKYINEKFMPDKAIDVIDEAGATRKLRGCGKGKLVVGVKEIEGIVAHIARIPSLNISASDTEKLKDLEAELKAAVFGQDSAIHSLVSAIKRSRAGLGIPERPIGAFLFAGPTGVGKTEVSKQMANVLGVKFIRFDMSEYMEKHTVSRLIGAPPGYVGFDQGGMLTDEIRKHPYSVLLLDEIEKAHPDIFSILLQVMDYATLTDNNGKKADFRNVILIMTSNAGAKEMDMGAIGFGDRKADARSKGGEAIKKLFNPEFRNRLDAIITFNSLTPAVMKKVVDKFISDLGRQLGGKKVKIEVTDAARNWLTENGYDDKFGARPLSRLIQTEIKDALSEELLFGKLKKGGSVTVDHKEGRLEFNYRPLD
- the clpS gene encoding ATP-dependent Clp protease adapter ClpS; translated protein: MNEEKIQSDENVAEKEKLKTEEPSLYRVILLNDDYTTMEFVIHVLETVFHKPLPEATRIMLNVHKNGVGLCGVYTHEIAETKVAEVHAMAAENQFPLKCTMEKE